In Salarias fasciatus unplaced genomic scaffold, fSalaFa1.1, whole genome shotgun sequence, a single window of DNA contains:
- the LOC115385318 gene encoding GTPase IMAP family member 4-like, giving the protein MAEKPLRVVLLGKTGAGKNKFGNVLIGEEIFEVDRSPDSGTSQCKAVTGVNGQITVIDAPGFFDNITNAERQRYETIKTTTECSPGPHALLVFLKVEKYTEHEKQVMIKIKKLFSEDAFEYAVLVFTHGDQLAEGRKIKEFVSENKDLKELSDKCGGRCHVVDNKYWNNNQQDPYRDNQFQIRQLLSTINGLVQQHGGGCYTNKMLQEVERKIQEETTRTGSREEAKKNVTDFFFKKLADIDPGELLGALLGSLEDVKKVHSAVFGLPGVATWTAVGAAAGAVIGAIGGPVGAAAGAAAGAVGGTLGGLMAGLWGKPKTE; this is encoded by the exons ATGGCAG AAAAACCACTGAGAGtcgtcctgctgggaaaaactgGAGCAGGAAAAAACAAGTTTGGCAATGTCTTGATTGGAGAAGAGATATTTGAGGTGGATCGTTCTCCAGACTCTGGTACAAGTCAATGTAAGGCAGTCACTGGAGTGAATGGTCAGATCACAGTGATTGATGCTCCTGGTTTCTTTGACAACATAACAAATGCAGAGAGACAACGATATGAAACAATAAAGACGACCACAGAGTGCTCACCTGGACCTCATGCTTTGCTCGTTTTCCTCAAAGTGGAGAAATACACTGAGCATGAGAAGCAGGttatgataaaaataaaaaagcttttttctgaAGATGCTTTTGAATATGCTGTACTGGTCTTCACTCATGGTGACCAGCTTGCTGAGGGCAGGAAAATCAAAGAGTTtgtcagtgaaaacaaagaTCTGAAAGAGCTTTCAGATAAATGTGGTGGCCGCTGTCATGTTGTTGATAATAAATACTGGAACAACAACCAGCAAGATCCTTATAGAGACAACCAGTTCCAGATCAGACAGCTGCTCAGCACGATCAATGGACTGGTGCAGCAACATGGAGGAGGCTGCTACACCAATAAGATGCTGCaagaagtggaaagaaaaatccAGGAAGAGACGACGCGAACCGGATCCAGAGAGGAggcaaagaaaaatgtcaccGACTTTTTCTTCAAGAAATTAGCTGATATTGACCCAGGCGAGTTACTGGGGGCTTTACTTGGCTCACTAGAAGATGTTAAAAAGGTTCATTCAGCAGTTTTTGGTCTCCCTGGTGTTGCTACATGGACAGCtgttggagctgcagcaggagcagtaATTGGAGCAATTGGAGGTCCTgttggggctgctgctggagctgctgcaggggctGTTGGAGGGACTTTGGGAGGTTTAATGGCTGGGTTGTGGGGGAAACCAAAGACTGAATAA